In Leifsonia sp. PS1209, the genomic stretch TGGCGGTCTCAGGCCGAGATGCCCTGGGCGCGCGCTCGGCCGGCGTCCGCGACGTGCAGGTTGGCTGGGCGGGGCAGCCCGAGGTGGTCGCGGAGGGTGGTGCCCTCGTACTCGGTGCGGGCGATCCCGCGGCGCTGGAGCTCCGGCACGACCAGCGCGGTGAACGCGTCGAACTGGGCGGGGAGGAACGGCGGGAGGATGTTGAAGCCGTCGACGGCGCCCGAGCCGAACCACGCCTCCAGCTGGTCGGCGACCTCGCTCCCCGACCCGACGACCGCGCCGGCGGGCGCGGCGTGCGCGGCGAGCAGCCTCCGGTACGTCACGGGATGCTCGCCGCCGATCCGCCTGCCGGTGCGGGTCTGCACCGCTTCCAGCAGCCGCTGGCCGCCCTCGGAGAAGCGCCGCGCGACCCGCAGCGGCACCTCGGCGTCGAGCTCCGGGGTGCCGAGGGGCACGCCGACGATGCCGGACAGCGCCCTGATCGTGCGATTCCCCGGGAAGTCCACGGATTGGATGCCCGCCGCCTGTGCAGCACGGTCACCGGCGAGCGGCACCAGCCCGAGCAGCGTGTCGTAGACCGCCTGCGCCTCCTCCGTCGTGCCGGCGACGACAGGGAGGATCGGCGTCACGATGCGGGGGCCGCCGTCCGTGCGTCCGGCTGCAGCTGCGCGCGCGCTCGTCTCCGCGCGCACGCTCTGCGCGTCGGCGATCGACGCGACGGCCACGATCGAGACGTCGGCGAGCTCGCCGGCCAGGCGCCGCGCCCGGGCGGAGCCGCCCGCGTGCACGATCGGCAGGTGGCCCTGCACCGGCCGCGGTGCGGTCAGCGGCCCGGCCACCCTGACGTGCGCTCCGACGGCATCCGTCCTGTGCAGCCTCTCGGGGTCGATCAGCCGGCCGGGCGCCCTGTCGCGCAGGAACGCGTCGTCCTCCCAGCTGTCCCAGAGCATCCGGAGCGCCCGCACGTACTCGTCGGCCTCGTCGTAGCGCGGCTCGGCTCCTCCGAGCGGGTCCCTGCCGTGGTTGGCTGCCGCGCGCGGGTCCGCCCCGGTGACCAGGTTGATCCCGGCCCGCCCTCCGCTCAGCCGGTCGATGGATGCGGTCTGCCGCGCCAGCGTGAACAGGTCGTAGTACCCGGTGTTGGCCGTGGCGATCAGGCCGATGCGCCGGGTGACGCCGGCCAGGTAGGAGATGGCGCTCAGCGGGTCCATCCTGGCCAGCAGGTCGGGGTCGCGGAACTCGAGGTCCGGGCCGGTGGCGAGCCACTCGCCGAAGAAGAGGTAGTCGAACTTCGCCGCCTCCGCCGCACGCGCCGTCCTGCGCAGCACGGCGGGGTCGCGGAGCGGGTCGTTGTGGGCACCCGGGTATCGCCAGCCGGACGGGAAGGCGCCGAGCGCACGGAACACCGCGCCGAGGATGAGCTGCCTGGTCACGGGCGACGCTCCGTTCCCCGCCGAATCGCTCCCCCGGCCGCCGCCATCAGCGTCCCAGGTACTTGGCGATCGACTCGGCCTCCGCCACGTTGCTGCGGATCAGCGGGATCGCCCGGGCGACGGCCAGATCGATGCGCTCGTGCAGGTCGAGGCTGCTCACGGCGCCGTTGGTGAAGTCGGAGTCGTTCGCGTAGATGCCGATGGGCAGCGTGAGCGCCTGGAAGAAGCCGAACAGCGGCCGGAACTGGTGCTCGATGATGAGCGCGTGGCGGTCGGAACCTCCCGTCGCCGCGATCAGCACGGGGGTGTCGACGAGCGCATACTGGCCGACGAAGTCGAACAGGTGCTTGAACAGCCCGGTGAACGACGCCCGGTACACGGGACTCGCGACGACGAGCAGGTCGGCGGACTCGATGCGCTGCAGTTCGGCCTCGACCGACGCGGGCAGCTCGTCGCGGCGGAGCGCCCCGGCGAAGTCGGGGCCGATCTCGTTCACGGCGATGAGGTGCGCGTCGATCGGCAGCTCGCGCCCGAACGAGGCGAGGATCTCCTTGACGAGCGCCGTGGTCTTCGACGGCGTGTGCAGGCTGCCGGACACCGCGACGACGCGCAGCGGCCGGGCGGACGGGTTCGACGGGATGGGCGAGAGCTGAGACATGCCTGCGACGCTAAGCCCGTGCATCCCGGAATACCAGGCTGGGCGTCACGCGGCGTAAACCTGGAGCGCAACACGGCGTCATCTCCCGCCGAGGCTTCTCCGATTCAGAACCGGCGCAGGTGAATTCATAAGCAATGGCGGTTGGAACTGCTGAACGCCAGGGATTACCGTAGAAGAATGGTTGCAAACGCAAATATCCCCACCCTGGAACTCAACAACGGCACCGTGATCCCGCAGCTCGGCTTCGGCGTCTTCCGCGTCGACCCCGCCGAGACCACGCGCATCGTCACCGACGCGCTCGAGGTCGGATACCGCCACATCGACACCGCCGCGATCTACGGCAACGAGACCGGCGTCGGCGAGGCCATCGCCTCCTCCGGCATCGCCCGCGACGACCTGTTCGTCACCACCAAGCTGTGGAACGACCGCCAGACCGACGCCCAGGCCGCCTTCGACGAGTCGCTCGAGAAGCTGGGCCTCGACTACGTGGACCTGTACCTCATCCACTGGCCCACCCCGGAGAAGGACACCTTCGTCGAGGCGTGGAAGTCGCTGGAGACCATCTACGCCAGTGGCCGCGCGAAGGCGATCGGCGTCTCCAACTTCCTCGTGCCGCACCTGGAGAAGCTGCTCGCGAACACGGACATCGTCCCCGCCGTGAACCAGATCGAGCTGCACCCGGCCCACCAGCAGCCGGAGGTGACCGCGTTCGCCCGCGAGCACGGCATCCAGATCGAGGCCTGGGGCCCGCTCGGCCAGGGCAAGTACCCGCTCTTCGACGCCCCCGAGGTGTCCGGCCCGGCCGCCGCCCACGGCAAGACGCCCGCCCAGGTCGTCATCCGCTGGCACCTGCAGACCGGCAACATCGTCTTCCCCAAGTCGAACCGCCGCGAGCGCATGGCGGAGAACTTCGACGTGTTCGACTTCGAGCTGACCGCCGACGAGGTCGCCGCGATCACCTCGATGGAGCGCGAGGGCCGCGTCAGCGCGCACCCCAACGAGGTCAACTAGCACCAGCAGCACCACCCCTCCCTGCGGAGCCCGTAGGCTCGCCGTGTGCGCATTGTGACGATCACCGGGAAGATCATCTACATCATCGGCGGCTACGGGCTCCTGCTGGTGCTGAACGTGTTCATCTTCCAGCGGCTCGTCAACCCCACGATCGACGTGCTGATCGTCGCGATCCTCAACGTGGCGTACGTCACCATCGGCGTTCGCACGTTCCGCGGCATCGAAGAGAACCGCGAAGACCCGCGGGTGTGGTGGCGCGCGACCGCCCGCCCCGCCGCCGGTTTCTGGATCGGCGGCGGGCTGGCCGTCGCCGCGGGCATCGCCCTGCTGGGCGCGCTCGCCTCCAAGCCCGCTGACGCGTTCGTGCCCACCGTTGCGTGCGTGGTCTACGCGGCGCTCTCCGCCTTCTACCTGCACTCCTCCTACCGGCTGCGCACCCTCGACACGGCGCCCTGACGACCGGCCGGATGCGCACCCGTGCCTGGGGTCCGCGTGCGCTAGCGTCGTCAGCATGACGACGCGCGAACAGGTCGACCACCTGGCCGAGGCACTCCTGGCCGGCAACGCCGAGCGGTTCGCCACGATGCG encodes the following:
- a CDS encoding NtaA/DmoA family FMN-dependent monooxygenase (This protein belongs to a clade of FMN-dependent monooxygenases, within a broader family of flavin-dependent oxidoreductases, the luciferase-like monooxygenase (LMM) family, some of whose members use coenzyme F420 rather than FMN.) codes for the protein MTRQLILGAVFRALGAFPSGWRYPGAHNDPLRDPAVLRRTARAAEAAKFDYLFFGEWLATGPDLEFRDPDLLARMDPLSAISYLAGVTRRIGLIATANTGYYDLFTLARQTASIDRLSGGRAGINLVTGADPRAAANHGRDPLGGAEPRYDEADEYVRALRMLWDSWEDDAFLRDRAPGRLIDPERLHRTDAVGAHVRVAGPLTAPRPVQGHLPIVHAGGSARARRLAGELADVSIVAVASIADAQSVRAETSARAAAAGRTDGGPRIVTPILPVVAGTTEEAQAVYDTLLGLVPLAGDRAAQAAGIQSVDFPGNRTIRALSGIVGVPLGTPELDAEVPLRVARRFSEGGQRLLEAVQTRTGRRIGGEHPVTYRRLLAAHAAPAGAVVGSGSEVADQLEAWFGSGAVDGFNILPPFLPAQFDAFTALVVPELQRRGIARTEYEGTTLRDHLGLPRPANLHVADAGRARAQGISA
- a CDS encoding aldo/keto reductase: MVANANIPTLELNNGTVIPQLGFGVFRVDPAETTRIVTDALEVGYRHIDTAAIYGNETGVGEAIASSGIARDDLFVTTKLWNDRQTDAQAAFDESLEKLGLDYVDLYLIHWPTPEKDTFVEAWKSLETIYASGRAKAIGVSNFLVPHLEKLLANTDIVPAVNQIELHPAHQQPEVTAFAREHGIQIEAWGPLGQGKYPLFDAPEVSGPAAAHGKTPAQVVIRWHLQTGNIVFPKSNRRERMAENFDVFDFELTADEVAAITSMEREGRVSAHPNEVN
- the msuE gene encoding FMN reductase, with amino-acid sequence MSQLSPIPSNPSARPLRVVAVSGSLHTPSKTTALVKEILASFGRELPIDAHLIAVNEIGPDFAGALRRDELPASVEAELQRIESADLLVVASPVYRASFTGLFKHLFDFVGQYALVDTPVLIAATGGSDRHALIIEHQFRPLFGFFQALTLPIGIYANDSDFTNGAVSSLDLHERIDLAVARAIPLIRSNVAEAESIAKYLGR